The following proteins are encoded in a genomic region of Debaryomyces hansenii CBS767 chromosome G complete sequence:
- a CDS encoding DEHA2G21208p (similar to CA3003|IPF15741 Candida albicans IPF15741), whose translation MSIPPLPFKVKTNISWAGEEDGDLGFIENEIVEVYSVVDDSWWNGKLRRNGAEGIFPKAYVEIMEEKMGHNSSSTSLIDTPTKQHTPMKQRTPVYDHEHDAKYRSSKNNTPVKANYSARYSPNRSQCVTKADMSYEYDDENNYRYNNSYDTIEFGNGTPKSSNPRKSRSSSKLMSYTNHPKNKHMHFSHSQEDLALQREKEIEKFKILQKQQHYHIKKIQQLESQDNYRNSISISPEVYHTSPTSKPRVKQYKPRPQSQVFQTPVPGIPSGNYSSPALPNKVSPQHDIMSPKNSKNNLQLFNNHTIESFSPDVSPKPQKFVQDKYVDDYYETPQKAHAPVEDNYDEIAYKRQQLELELQQIKELEKSKQQQKKKIPYSGMKSSPNRSKAIQGDGLNTNSMASSYISEDLLSSKKNYQSKDDLSRKLTNFNTDECLVDEYDDDDDDDDDDDDDDDDDDDDDDDDEEYGSPPPPPPPKYVKARKPVQESYHIPQPNGEKEMQQTKSRDNYVRNVPYDADDFKFSGNSQNRIHLNDDDMLRLSQLQHEELKNSTKSLQSDVLNLSELSATSAGSFIRHKYDKELRYQQELKMKNLSLNENDEENNVELNGELKDINNKQLMDSIFQDKKSRHPNIFKKFLQKRKEDETMNPIEQRFQNEESIDWATLKMDLNRMNSLTSQDKQSRTRRIVREEGSLIVKPLDYISEINTNETIGDLESPSSFDVSDIPFKNIESFIEKYEMSTDLNELISDISVKFNSSKLNQVRCLLLHLCKYHIIEEAGKISQIKPKLNEILYKGEASIYQLNYLFKKLLDALRIPSEIVLGFWKKPNEFYHNEQYVVNHCWLSILIDNQFHIIDIYCFQNGSVCNIRDHGNGYNEYYFMTEPLNLVSTHIPSIIDLQHVVPPIDQSIAFYLPRNYSGFYKNRLSYRNFNNALTRLKDLEFFELELEVPSDIELFTLVKTAKVTTNELSLCQIFWSNTKRIAKIKAILPEKESIGVLQVFAGTKGLQKHFDNVHELAIVIPLYHTGIYKSCKFVPRYPTVQSQNNDLYIKQPQTSKIVVKNAYNFEIWQYPSTGISSLSGLVNQDFKIVIESPSGKYFKLTKSDPTKPFGAYESNFKCQEVGLYRGLVIGDSGNSWYVFAQWDCVMGTVTN comes from the coding sequence GAGACTTAGGtttcattgaaaatgaaatagtCGAAGTGTACTCAGTCGTCGATGACAGTTGGTGGAATGGGAAATTGAGAAGAAACGGTGCAGAAGGTATATTTCCTAAAGCTTACGTGGAGATCATGGAGGAAAAAATGGGACATAATTCGTCCTCTACATCTCTTATTGATACGCCTACGAAACAACATACTCCAATGAAGCAGAGAACCCCAGTTTATGATCATGAACACGATGCAAAGTATAGATCAAGCAAAAATAACACTCCTGTTAAGGCCAATTATTCTGCAAGGTATCTGCCAAACAGATCTCAGTGTGTTACAAAAGCAGACATGTCGTATGAATATGACGACGAAAATAACTATCGTTATAACAATAGCTACGATACGATTGAGTTTGGGAATGGAACCCCAAAGAGTAGTAATCCTAGAAAAAGCAGATCGTCATCGAAATTGATGTCGTATACAAATCACCCAAAGAATAAACACATGCATTTTAGTCACTCTCAAGAAGATTTAGCTTTGCaaagagaaaaagaaatagaaaagttcaaaatattgcaaaaacaacaacattatcatataaagaaaattcaGCAATTGGAACTGCAAGACAACTATAGGAactcaatttcaatttctccAGAGGTTTATCACACATCACCAACATCAAAGCCTAGGGTGAAGCAATACAAACCCAGACCCCAATCGCAAGTTTTCCAAACTCCTGTTCCTGGCATTCCTAGTGGTAACTACTCTAGCCCGGCATTGCCAAATAAAGTAAGTCCGCAGCATGATATTATGTCTCCCAAAAATAGTAAGAATAATCttcaattattcaataatcaTACAATTGAAAGCTTTTCGCCAGACGTTTCACCAAAGCCACAAAAATTTGTTCAAGATAAGtatgttgatgattacTATGAAACACCTCAAAAGGCACATGCTCCGGTTGAAGACAATTATGATGAAATCGCATATAAGAGACAACAGTTGGAATTAGAATTACAACAAATAAAGGAGTTGGAAAAGTCCAAACAGcagcagaagaagaaaattcCTTACTCGGGTATGAAATCTTCTCCTAATCGCTCAAAAGCCATACAAGGAGACGGGCTTAATACCAATTCGATGGCTTCTAGCTATATTAGTGAAGATTTGTTATcttcaaagaagaattatcaaTCTAAGGATGACTTAAGTAGaaaattaacaaattttaaTACTGATGAATGTTTGGTAGATGAAtatgacgatgacgatgacgatgacgatgacgatgacgatgacgatgacgatgacgatgacgatgacgatgacgatgaagaataCGGATCTCCACCGCCTCCGCCACCTCCCAAATATGTTAAAGCAAGAAAACCAGTTCAAGAATCTTACCATATTCCTCAACCGAATGGCGAGAAAGAGATGCAACAGACTAAACTGAGAGATAACTATGTCAGAAATGTTCCTTACGATGCAGATGATTTTAAGTTTTCTGGAAACAGCCAAAACAGAATCCACTTAAACGACGATGATATGCTCAGATTATCGCAATTGCAGCATGAAGAGTTAAAAAACTCGACCAAATCTTTGCAAAGTGACGTATTGAACTTATCCGAATTAAGTGCTACCAGTGCTGGGTCTTTTATTAGACATAAGTACGATAAAGAATTGAGATAtcaacaagaattgaaaatgaagaatttatctctcaatgaaaatgacgaagaaaacaaTGTCGAGCTTAATGgagaattgaaagatatAAATAACAAACAACTAATGGACTctatttttcaagataagAAGTCAAGACATCcaaacattttcaaaaaattcttaCAAAAACGAAAGGAAGACGAGACCATGAATCCTATCGAACAAAGGTttcaaaatgaagaatCTATTGATTGGGCAACTTTGAAAATGGATTTGAATAGAATGAATTCGTTAACTTCTCAGGATAAACAATCAAGAACCAGAAGAATCGTCAGAGAAGAAGGATCTTTAATAGTTAAGCCATTAGATTATATTTCTGAAATCAATACAAACGAAACAATCGGTGATCTTGAATCTCCATCCAGCTTTGACGTTTCTGATATTCcttttaaaaatattgaatcttTCAtagaaaaatatgaaatgtCAACCGATCTCAATGAATTAATATCTGACATTAGTgttaaattcaattcatcgAAGCTCAATCAAGTTAGGTGCTTATTACTTCACTTATGCAAATAtcatattattgaagagGCTGGTAAAATTCTGCAAATTAAACCCAAGTTAAACGAAATCTTGTACAAAGGTGAAGCTTCAATTTACCAATTAAACTACTTATTCAAAAAGCTTCTTGATGCTTTACGAATCCCATCTGAAATTGTGTTAGGTTTTTGGAAAAAGCCTAATGAATTTTATCATAATGAACAATACGTCGTTAATCATTGTTGgttatcaattttgattGATAATCAGTTTCATATCATAGATATTTATTGTTTCCAAAATGGGTCTGTCTGTAATATTCGTGACCATGGAAATGGGTATAACGAGTATTACTTTATGACTGAACCATTAAATCTAGTATCGACTCACATACCttctattattgatttgCAACATGTGGTTCCTCCGATTGACCAAAGTATTGCATTTTACTTGCCAAGGAATTATTCCGGTTTTTACAAGAATAGATTAAGTTATAGGAACTTTAATAATGCTTTGACAAGACTAAAGGACTTAGAATTCTTCGAGTTGGAGTTAGAAGTTCCATCTGATATTGAACTTTTTACCTTGGTTAAAACTGCAAAAGTTACAACCAACGAGTTAAGTTTATGCCAGATATTCTGGTCTAATACTAAGAGAATTGCTAAAATCAAGGCAATTCTTCcagaaaaagaatcaatCGGCGTGTTGCAAGTATTCGCTGGCACAAAAGGTTTACAAAAGCATTTTGATAATGTCCATGAATTGGCCATTGTTATTCCATTATACCACACAGGCATTTATAAGTCATGTAAATTTGTGCCTAGATATCCTACTGTTCAAAGCCAGAATAACGATCTATATATTAAACAACCTCAAACCAGCAAAATTGTTGTTAAGAATGCCTATAATTTCGAAATCTGGCAATATCCATCAACAGGAATTAGTAGCCTTAGTGGCTTGGTAAACCAAGATTTTAAGATTGTAATTGAGTCTCCTTCTGGCAAATATTTTAAGCTAACCAAATCTGATCCTACCAAACCATTTGGAGCTTATGAAAGCAATTTCAAATGTCAAGAAGTTGGTCTATACAGAGGTCTAGTTATAGGTGATAGTGGGAACAGCTGGTATGTCTTTGCCCAGTGGGATTGTGTGATGGGCACTGTAACTAATTGA
- a CDS encoding DEHA2G21230p (similar to uniprot|P06242 Saccharomyces cerevisiae YDL108W KIN28 Serine/threonine protein kinase), translating into MASKAATTATTIVSSPSIAPLKYSKDRKVGEGTYAVVYLGNQISTKRKIAIKEIKTGLFKDGLDMSAIREVKYLQELRHPNVIELVDVFSTTNNLNLVLEFLPCDLEVLIKDTSIVFKPSDIKSWLLMTLRGIHHCHRNFILHRDLKPNNLLLAPDGELKIADFGLARSLGNADELLTSNVVTRWYRAPELLFGARHYTVAVDIWSIGIIFAELMLRTPYLPGKDDTDQIDVTFRALGTPTEQIWPNVSNLPLYNALRVYPPPSRQELRNRFSAATEKALDLLILMTQLDPNRRCDSTQALLHEYFLEFPRATEPSQLPKKSNGKEEDSEPENKKRKL; encoded by the coding sequence ATGGCATCAAAAGCGGCAACAACGGCTACGACTATTGTGTCGTCTCCGTCTATAGCGCCATTAAAATACTCGAAAGATCGTAAAGTTGGTGAAGGTACATATGCGGTTGTTTATTTAGGAAATCAAATATCAACTAAACGTAAGATCGCcataaaagaaataaagaCAGGGCTTTTTAAGGATGGTCTTGATATGTCTGCTATTAGAGAAGTCAAGtatttacaagaattaaGACACCCTAATGTAATAGAGTTGGTAGATGTGTTTCTGACAACGAATAATCTCAACTTGGTATTAGAATTTTTGCCTTGTGATTTAGAAGTATTAATAAAGGATACCTCCATAGTATTCAAACCATCCGATATAAAGTCATGGTTATTAATGACCTTAAGAGGTATACATCATTGTCATAGGAACTTTATATTACATCGAGACTTGAAACCtaacaatttattactaGCACCAGATGGAGAATTAAAGATAGCGGATTTTGGGTTGGCAAGATCGTTGGGGAATGCAGACGAATTATTAACTTCGAATGTTGTTACAAGATGGTATCGAGCACCAGAGTTATTATTTGGTGCCAGGCATTATACAGTTGCCGTTGATATTTGGTCGATAGGAATAATATTTGCAGAACTAATGTTGCGTACACCATATTTACCAGGGAAAGACGATACGGATCAAATAGATGTAACTTTCAGGGCTTTGGGGACACCAACAGAACAGATATGGCCAAATGTTTCTAATTTACCATTATATAATGCTTTGCGAGTCTACCCACCCCCTTCAAGGCAAGAATTAAGAAATAGATTTAGTGCTGCTACAGAAAAAGCATTGGATTTGTTAATTCTTATGACGCAATTGGATCCGAACAGAAGATGTGACCTGACGCAAGCGTTGTTACACgaatattttcttgaattccCAAGAGCTACGGAGCCTCTGCAATTACCCAAGAAAAGTAATGGTAAAGAAGAGGATTCTGAGCCTGAGAATAAAAAAAGGAAGTTGTAA
- a CDS encoding DEHA2G21252p (similar to CA0218|IPF15294 Candida albicans IPF15294), translated as MNRIENYSYIDFNSKFCNIEEYIVFPTELNVARRCRHNESKFQIDICTLDIENCNNYRIKLKCLARLDILFRNNLTAASVLKAMLKNCTRQIAQCVGSRIGRSQIKEFHCSRIISSDFSHVVIGGGVVGTAVGSELQAIEGNNVLLVEQHESLGTETTSRNSEVIHAGLYYPKDSLKAELCIKGKNKIYEAYETGKFNSIQVPLSKCGKWVVAQDETENEYLERLQRNAKELEVPTGFISTEQAKKRFPLIKASAGILESPTTGIISAHDLVLYFQTQFENNEGTIGLNTQLVDIEYNRSIPNYCLTLKEKDSGSEFEVTTDNLVNSAGLYAQEVSNFLLPEDRHLNSYFAKGTYYAYQPINPIKTSKITEKLIYPCPNPNASSLGTHLTFDLGGQLRFGPDLEWLDIKSASEIDYSATSINIDEAVKAIKTYFPSIEMGDIQPTYTGVRPKTVSQAENKQRFSDFIIREEKDFPGFVNLLGIESPGLTSSWAIAEYVKNIYYK; from the coding sequence ATGAACAGAATAGAAAACTACTCCTACATTGActtcaattctaaattctgcaatattgaagaatatatagTATTTCCAACTGAGTTAAATGTGGCACGTCGCTGTCGCCATAATGAAAGCAAATTCCAAATAGATATATGCACACTCGATATCGAAAACTGTAACAATTATAGAATTAAGCTTAAGTGTTTAGCAAGActtgatatattatttagGAATAATTTGACTGCCGCATCGGTATTAAAGGCtatgttgaaaaattgtacAAGACAGATAGCTCAATGCGTGGGTAGTAGAATTGGTAGAAGTCAAATTAAGGAATTTCATTGTAGTCGGATCATTTCATCTGATTTCTCTCATGTTGTTATTGGAGGTGGTGTAGTAGGAACAGCTGTGGGATCTGAATTGCAAGCAATCGAAGGCAACAATGTTCTTTTAGTGGAGCAACATGAAAGTCTAGGGACTGAGACTACGTCAAGAAACTCAGAAGTTATCCATGCAGGGCTTTATTACCCAAAGGACAGTTTGAAGGCCGAATTGTGCATCAAAGGAAAAAACAAGATATACGAAGCTTATGAGACAGGAAAATTCAATTCGATTCAAGTTCCGTTATCGAAGTGTGGAAAATGGGTTGTGGCGCAAGATGAGACAGAAAACGAATACCTAGAAAGGTTGCAGCGAAATGCAAAAGAACTTGAAGTTCCGACTGGATTTATATCAACTGAACAGGCGAAGAAGAGATTCCCATTAATAAAGGCCAGTGCTGGAATCCTCGAATCACCAACAACAGGTATTATATCTGCTCATGACTTGGTGTTGTATTTCCAAActcaatttgaaaataacgaAGGTACCATTGGTTTGAATACACAATTGGTTGATATAGAATATAACAGATCTATTCCAAACTATTGTCTCacattgaaagaaaaggatTCTGGAAGTGAGTTTGAAGTCACCACCGATAACTTAGTGAACTCAGCCGGCCTTTATGCGCAAGAggtttcaaatttcttgttACCTGAAGATAGACACCTTAACAGCTATTTTGCTAAAGGAACATACTATGCTTATCAACCAATAAATCCAATAAAAACAAGCAAaattactgaaaaattgatatacCCATGTCCCAACCCGAATGCTTCTTCCTTGGGAACCCATTTGACTTTCGATTTAGGTGGACAGCTAAGATTTGGCCCTGATTTAGAATGGCTTGATATAAAGAGTGCTTCTGAAATAGACTATTCAGCAACTTCTATAAACATTGATGAAGCAGTAAAGGCTATTAAGACGTATTTCCCTAGTATTGAAATGGGCGATATACAGCCAACTTATACTGGTGTTAGGCCGAAGACTGTTTCTCAAGCTGAGAACAAACAGAGATTCTCTGATTTTATTATACGAGAAGAGAAAGACTTCCCTGGATTCGTCAACTTATTGGGAATTGAAAGCCCCGGTTTAACATCTTCCTGGGCTATAGCTGAATACgttaaaaatatttattacaaataa